The proteins below come from a single Gemmatimonadota bacterium genomic window:
- the bla gene encoding class A beta-lactamase, translating into MRRTLIALVTLGAVSVAASAQSTDRLSKEIARIEPASGGQLGVAAVHLESGRSFFYKADDQYPMASTYKVPMAVQAFTLAEQGKLDLNRMVAWDTTDLHIGSEAFLLFRKPGFAMSVRNLIETMLILSENNATDLVLALDGGGAAVTKRLRDAGITDMRVDRPTAEIIAHPFGITDIWTNGKFDRSKWERQYAALSPARRDSAAYYYARDPRDHASPRAMLTLLTKLWKGELLNTEHTAALLDIMYRCETGAGRIKGMLPIGTKVAHKTGTYPGTVNDVGIIDLPDGTHVAVALYLKQSSKIEGKELEDAIAQSARAVYDFFLFRD; encoded by the coding sequence ATGCGCCGAACCCTGATTGCCCTGGTCACGTTAGGCGCCGTATCGGTGGCGGCGAGCGCCCAGTCGACCGACCGCCTCTCGAAGGAAATCGCCCGCATCGAGCCCGCCTCCGGCGGCCAGCTCGGGGTGGCCGCCGTGCACCTCGAGAGCGGCCGAAGCTTCTTCTACAAGGCGGACGACCAGTATCCGATGGCCAGCACCTACAAGGTGCCGATGGCGGTGCAGGCCTTCACGCTCGCGGAACAAGGGAAGCTCGACCTCAACCGAATGGTCGCGTGGGACACCACCGACCTGCACATCGGGAGCGAGGCGTTCCTGCTCTTCCGGAAGCCCGGCTTCGCCATGTCGGTGCGGAACCTCATCGAGACGATGCTGATCCTCTCGGAGAACAACGCCACCGACCTGGTCCTGGCCCTCGACGGTGGCGGCGCCGCGGTCACCAAGCGCCTGCGCGACGCGGGGATCACCGACATGCGCGTCGACCGGCCGACCGCCGAGATCATCGCCCATCCGTTCGGCATCACCGACATCTGGACCAACGGCAAGTTCGATCGGTCGAAGTGGGAGCGGCAGTATGCGGCGCTGAGCCCGGCCCGCCGCGATTCGGCAGCGTACTACTATGCGCGCGACCCGCGCGACCATGCGTCGCCCCGGGCGATGCTGACGCTCCTGACCAAACTCTGGAAAGGCGAATTGCTCAACACGGAGCACACCGCGGCGCTGCTCGACATCATGTACCGATGCGAGACCGGCGCCGGGCGCATCAAGGGGATGCTCCCGATCGGCACCAAGGTCGCCCACAAGACGGGGACGTATCCGGGGACGGTCAACGACGTCGGGATCATCGACCTCCCCGACGGAACGCACGTCGCGGTGGCGCTCTATCTCAAGCAGTCGAGCAAGATCGAGGGCAAGGAGCTCGAGGACGCGATCGCCCAGTCGGCGCGCGCCGTGTACGACTTCTTCCTCTTTCGCGACTGA
- a CDS encoding creatininase family protein, producing MPVRRGMLVAMLLLFARLLPAQVRHVGDLNTRELRALDRARTVVILQGGMLEEHGPYLPAFTDGILSARLTSELAAGIARQRPGWTALIFPPVSVGASGSNEIGRQYSFAGTYAVRPSTLRAAFVDLASELGEQGFRWVLVVHVHGSPLHIGALDDASDFFHDTYGGTMVNLWGLIPVLGGWGSAMSIMTPDEKRADGLSLHAGMDEHSLMLYLRPELVARDYRQAPVVSGANYAEAFAVARREGWPGYLGAPHLATAEFGERIWRSFSAATEKTALEILDGRDPASYPRYVTYLKSQAPYREWIDSSMVRDSLAGSRLSSWLARRPR from the coding sequence ATGCCTGTTCGACGCGGAATGCTCGTGGCCATGCTGCTGCTTTTCGCTCGCCTCCTTCCGGCGCAGGTCCGGCACGTCGGCGACCTCAACACGCGGGAGCTCCGCGCGCTCGATCGCGCGCGCACGGTCGTCATTCTCCAGGGCGGCATGCTGGAGGAGCACGGCCCGTACTTGCCAGCGTTCACCGACGGCATCCTGAGCGCGCGCCTGACGAGCGAGCTCGCAGCCGGGATCGCGCGGCAGCGCCCCGGCTGGACGGCGCTGATCTTTCCGCCGGTCTCGGTTGGGGCGAGCGGCTCCAACGAGATCGGGCGCCAATACTCGTTTGCGGGGACGTACGCCGTGCGTCCGTCGACGCTTCGGGCGGCGTTCGTCGACCTCGCGAGTGAGCTGGGGGAGCAGGGCTTTCGCTGGGTGCTGGTGGTGCACGTCCACGGGTCGCCACTCCACATCGGGGCGCTCGACGATGCATCGGACTTCTTTCACGACACGTACGGCGGGACGATGGTGAACCTGTGGGGGCTCATCCCGGTGCTGGGCGGATGGGGGAGCGCCATGTCGATCATGACGCCGGACGAGAAGCGCGCTGATGGGCTCTCGCTCCACGCGGGGATGGACGAACACAGCCTGATGCTCTACCTGCGTCCGGAGCTCGTCGCCCGCGACTATCGTCAGGCACCCGTCGTCTCTGGCGCGAACTACGCCGAGGCCTTCGCGGTTGCCAGGCGGGAGGGATGGCCGGGCTACCTCGGCGCACCGCACCTGGCCACCGCCGAGTTCGGGGAGCGGATCTGGCGCTCCTTCTCGGCGGCGACGGAGAAGACGGCGCTGGAGATCCTCGACGGCCGGGACCCGGCGAGCTATCCGCGATACGTGACGTACCTCAAGTCGCAGGCGCCGTATCGCGAGTGGATCGACTCGTCGATGGTCCGCGATTCGCTCGCCGGCAGCCGCCTGTCCAGCTGGCTCGCGCGGCGTCCGCGCTGA
- a CDS encoding SDR family oxidoreductase, producing the protein MTTRRRFLGQTAGLLAAGYLGAPELRRVGAHAPLRILILGGTGFIGPHMVRRAIAGGHKVTLFNRGRSNADLFPDVETLTGDRDGQLDALRGRAWDVVIDNSGYVPRHVRDSVQLLAPNVGRYIFVSTGSVYAAGEPRYDEDSPLLKAPDPASEEVNKYYGELKVLCEQAVREAYGDKGTILRLHIVAGPGDPTHRFTYWPVRIAAGGEVIAPGEKDATVQHIDVRDLADFALRCAEQGHGGIYNVAGPAASPMTLATYLEEVRVGVKSAATFTWIDHAFLAERKVAFPMVMPPAMRGLSRVSAARAVAKGLTFRPVRETAADTLAWFKSAPAAATKDLTLDLERDARVLREWKAK; encoded by the coding sequence ATGACGACTCGTCGACGATTCCTCGGACAGACGGCCGGGCTGCTCGCTGCCGGCTACCTCGGTGCCCCGGAGCTGCGCCGCGTGGGCGCTCACGCTCCCCTGCGCATCCTCATCCTCGGTGGGACCGGATTCATCGGCCCGCACATGGTGCGACGCGCCATCGCCGGCGGACACAAGGTCACCCTGTTCAATCGCGGGCGCAGCAATGCCGACCTCTTTCCCGACGTCGAGACGCTGACGGGGGACCGGGACGGGCAGCTCGACGCCCTGCGCGGCCGCGCCTGGGACGTGGTGATCGACAACAGCGGCTACGTGCCGCGCCACGTGCGCGACTCGGTGCAGCTGCTGGCGCCTAACGTGGGGCGTTACATCTTCGTCTCTACGGGGTCGGTGTACGCGGCGGGCGAACCCCGGTACGACGAGGACTCGCCGCTGCTCAAGGCCCCCGATCCGGCGAGCGAGGAAGTCAACAAGTACTACGGCGAGCTCAAGGTGCTCTGCGAGCAGGCGGTGCGTGAGGCGTACGGCGACAAGGGGACGATCCTGCGGCTGCACATCGTGGCGGGACCGGGCGATCCGACGCACCGCTTCACCTACTGGCCGGTGCGCATCGCCGCCGGGGGCGAAGTGATTGCGCCCGGCGAGAAGGACGCGACCGTCCAGCACATCGACGTGCGCGACCTGGCCGACTTCGCGCTGCGCTGCGCGGAGCAGGGACATGGCGGCATCTACAACGTGGCCGGTCCCGCCGCCTCGCCGATGACGTTGGCGACCTATCTGGAGGAAGTGCGCGTCGGCGTGAAGTCGGCGGCGACGTTCACCTGGATCGACCACGCATTCCTGGCCGAGCGCAAGGTGGCGTTCCCGATGGTGATGCCGCCGGCGATGCGCGGCCTGTCGCGTGTGAGCGCCGCGCGCGCCGTGGCCAAGGGGCTCACCTTCCGTCCCGTGCGCGAGACGGCCGCCGACACGCTGGCCTGGTTCAAGAGCGCGCCGGCAGCCGCAACGAAGGATCTCACGCTCGACCTCGAACGTGACGCGCGGGTGTTGCGCGAGTGGAAGGCCAAATAG